One Streptomyces lincolnensis genomic region harbors:
- a CDS encoding anthranilate synthase family protein: MHLPDLLGDPRPFALLRRRTPGHDENTVEVFLGPVTEYDRLADLPDEGLALIPFRQIRERGFDVRDDGTPLAVLTPEETHTLALDEVLAQLPAHDVRVRDGGFDVADEEYAEIVGRVLREEIGAGEGANFVIRRTYEGGIPGFSRADALALFRRLLVGERGAYWTFVVHTGQRTLVGASPEVHVRMSGGTVVMNPISGTYRYPAEGPTPEHLLEFLADGKEVEELSMVVDEELKMMCTVGDMGGVVVGPRLKEMAHLAHTEYELRGKSSLDVREVLRETMFAATVTGSPVQNACRVIERHESGGRGYYAGALALLGRDSGGAQTLDSPILIRTADISADGRLRVPVGATLVRGSDPASEVAETHAKAAGVLAALGVRPSRPRTESVRPRLADDPRVRAALDGRRASLAPFWLRMQDRAEELTGHALVVDGEDTFTAMLAHVLRSSGLDVSVRRYDEPGLREAVLAHEGPVVLGPGPGDPSDADDPKMRFLRALTAEVLRDNRHGVLGVCLGHELVAAELGLEIVRKDVPYQGAQTEIDLFGRAETVGFYNSFVARCDDGTAQELAAHGIEISRSASGEVHALRGPGIAGVQFHPESVLTLNGAAVVRELAGGLRTAGRCSQRRPAG; the protein is encoded by the coding sequence ATGCATCTGCCCGACCTGCTCGGTGATCCCCGCCCGTTCGCCCTGCTGCGCCGCCGTACACCGGGCCATGACGAGAACACCGTGGAGGTGTTCCTCGGCCCGGTCACCGAGTACGACCGCCTCGCCGACCTCCCCGACGAGGGCCTGGCGCTGATCCCGTTCCGCCAGATCCGCGAGCGCGGCTTCGACGTCCGGGACGACGGGACGCCCCTCGCGGTGCTGACGCCCGAGGAAACCCACACCCTGGCTCTGGACGAGGTCCTCGCACAGCTCCCCGCCCACGACGTCCGGGTGCGGGACGGCGGCTTCGACGTGGCCGACGAGGAGTACGCCGAGATCGTCGGGCGGGTGCTGCGGGAGGAGATCGGCGCCGGTGAGGGCGCGAACTTCGTGATCCGGCGGACGTACGAGGGCGGGATCCCGGGGTTCTCGCGCGCCGACGCCCTCGCGCTGTTCCGGCGGCTGCTGGTGGGCGAGCGGGGCGCGTACTGGACGTTCGTCGTGCATACCGGGCAGCGGACGCTGGTCGGGGCCAGTCCCGAGGTGCATGTGCGGATGTCCGGCGGGACCGTCGTCATGAATCCGATCAGCGGGACGTACCGCTATCCCGCCGAGGGGCCGACCCCCGAGCACCTGCTGGAGTTCCTGGCCGACGGCAAGGAGGTCGAGGAGCTGTCGATGGTCGTCGACGAGGAGCTCAAGATGATGTGCACGGTGGGCGACATGGGCGGGGTCGTGGTCGGGCCCCGGCTGAAGGAGATGGCCCATCTCGCGCACACCGAGTACGAGCTGCGCGGGAAGTCCTCTCTGGATGTGCGGGAGGTCCTGAGGGAGACCATGTTCGCGGCCACCGTGACCGGCTCGCCGGTGCAGAACGCCTGCCGGGTCATCGAGCGGCACGAGAGCGGCGGGCGGGGCTACTACGCCGGCGCGCTGGCACTGCTCGGCCGGGACTCCGGCGGCGCCCAGACCCTGGACTCCCCCATTCTGATCCGTACCGCCGACATCTCCGCCGACGGACGGCTGCGGGTTCCGGTCGGCGCGACCCTGGTGCGCGGTTCGGACCCGGCGAGCGAGGTCGCGGAGACCCACGCCAAGGCGGCCGGGGTGCTGGCGGCTCTCGGCGTACGGCCGTCCCGGCCGCGTACGGAGTCCGTACGGCCGCGGCTGGCCGACGATCCCCGGGTGCGGGCCGCGCTGGACGGGCGCCGCGCCTCGCTGGCGCCGTTCTGGCTGCGGATGCAGGACCGGGCCGAGGAACTCACCGGGCACGCGCTGGTCGTCGACGGCGAGGACACCTTCACCGCGATGCTCGCGCACGTGCTGCGGTCGAGCGGACTCGACGTGAGCGTCCGCCGGTACGACGAGCCGGGTCTGCGGGAGGCGGTGCTCGCGCACGAGGGGCCGGTCGTGCTGGGCCCCGGGCCGGGTGATCCCTCCGACGCGGACGATCCCAAGATGCGCTTCCTGCGGGCCCTGACCGCCGAGGTGCTGCGGGACAACCGGCACGGCGTGCTCGGGGTCTGCCTCGGACACGAGCTGGTCGCGGCCGAGCTGGGGCTGGAGATCGTCCGCAAGGACGTGCCGTACCAGGGCGCGCAGACGGAGATCGATCTGTTCGGGCGGGCGGAGACCGTCGGTTTCTACAACAGCTTCGTGGCGCGCTGCGACGACGGGACGGCACAGGAGCTGGCCGCGCACGGCATCGAGATCAGCCGTAGCGCGTCGGGCGAGGTGCACGCGTTGCGGGGGCCGGGCATCGCGGGTGTGCAGTTCCATCCCGAGTCGGTCCTGACGCTGAACGGCGCCGCAGTCGTACGGGAGTTGGCGGGCGGGCTGCGGACCGCGGGCAGGTGCTCGCAGCGGCGGCCCGCCGGGTAG
- a CDS encoding trp operon leader peptide — translation MFAHSTQTWWWTAHPAAH, via the coding sequence ATGTTCGCGCATTCGACCCAGACCTGGTGGTGGACCGCTCATCCGGCGGCCCACTGA
- a CDS encoding (2Fe-2S)-binding protein has protein sequence MDRVYVCNCFGVTEAQVRKHAEDGACTPRQIASACKAGTDCGSCVRRIQALLGRGACPRRDLADQGEPVLAELEEAA, from the coding sequence GTGGACCGCGTGTACGTCTGCAACTGCTTCGGCGTGACCGAGGCGCAGGTGAGGAAGCACGCGGAGGACGGCGCCTGCACACCCCGCCAGATAGCCTCCGCCTGCAAGGCGGGTACGGACTGCGGATCGTGCGTACGGCGGATCCAGGCACTGCTGGGCCGGGGCGCGTGCCCCCGCCGTGACCTCGCGGACCAGGGCGAGCCGGTCCTGGCCGAGCTGGAGGAAGCCGCCTAG
- a CDS encoding class II 3-deoxy-7-phosphoheptulonate synthase — protein sequence MTVNAKTSSTAGNTWRDLPAAQQPEYPDTEALRAVVAELESYPPLVFAGECDQLRARMAAVAKGEAFLLQGGDCAEAFDAVSADQIRNKLKTLLQMGAVLTYAASVPVVKIGRIAGQYSKPRSKPTETRDGVTLPTYRGDSVNGFDFTEAARIPDPERLKRMYHASASTLNLVRAFTTGGYADLRQVHAWNQDFVKSSPSGQRYEQLAREIDNALNFMHACGADPEEFKTVEFYSSHEALLLDYESALTRVDSRTGQLYDVSAHMVWIGERTRQLDHAHIEFGSQIRNPIGIKLGPTTTAEEALQYIERLDPDREPGRLTFIVRMGADKVRDKLPELVEKVTASGATVAWITDPMHGNTYEAASGHKTRRFDDVLDEVKGFFEVHKGLGTHPGGIHVELTGDDVTECVGGGDEIFVDDLHQRYETACDPRLNRSQSLDLAFLVAEMYRDQ from the coding sequence GTGACCGTGAACGCTAAGACCAGCTCCACCGCTGGCAACACCTGGCGAGATCTGCCCGCGGCGCAGCAGCCCGAGTACCCCGACACCGAGGCTCTGCGCGCAGTCGTTGCGGAGCTCGAGTCGTATCCGCCGCTCGTCTTCGCGGGCGAGTGTGACCAGCTGCGCGCGAGGATGGCGGCCGTCGCCAAGGGAGAGGCGTTCCTCCTCCAGGGCGGCGACTGCGCGGAGGCCTTCGACGCGGTCTCCGCCGACCAGATCCGCAACAAGCTCAAGACCCTGCTCCAGATGGGCGCCGTGCTGACGTACGCCGCCTCGGTGCCGGTGGTCAAGATCGGCCGGATCGCCGGGCAGTACTCCAAGCCGCGCTCCAAGCCCACCGAGACCCGCGACGGCGTGACCCTGCCCACCTACCGCGGTGACTCGGTCAACGGCTTCGACTTCACCGAGGCCGCCCGCATCCCGGACCCCGAGCGGCTGAAGCGGATGTACCACGCCTCCGCCTCCACGCTGAACCTGGTGCGCGCCTTCACCACCGGCGGCTACGCCGACCTGCGCCAGGTGCATGCCTGGAACCAGGACTTCGTGAAGTCCTCGCCGTCGGGGCAGCGCTACGAGCAGCTGGCCCGGGAGATCGACAACGCGCTGAACTTCATGCACGCCTGCGGGGCGGACCCGGAGGAGTTCAAGACCGTCGAGTTCTACAGCTCGCACGAGGCGCTGCTGCTCGACTACGAGTCGGCCCTGACCCGGGTGGACTCCCGGACGGGGCAGCTGTACGACGTCTCCGCGCACATGGTGTGGATCGGCGAGCGCACCCGGCAGCTGGACCACGCGCACATCGAGTTCGGCTCGCAGATCCGCAACCCGATCGGCATCAAGCTCGGCCCGACCACCACGGCCGAGGAGGCGCTCCAGTACATCGAGCGCCTGGACCCCGACCGTGAGCCGGGCCGGCTGACCTTCATCGTCCGCATGGGCGCCGACAAGGTCCGCGACAAGCTGCCCGAGCTGGTCGAGAAGGTCACCGCCTCCGGCGCCACCGTGGCCTGGATCACCGACCCGATGCACGGCAACACCTACGAGGCGGCCTCCGGTCACAAGACCCGTCGCTTCGACGACGTGCTGGACGAGGTCAAGGGCTTCTTCGAGGTGCACAAGGGCCTGGGCACCCACCCGGGCGGCATCCACGTGGAGCTCACCGGTGACGATGTCACCGAGTGCGTGGGCGGCGGCGACGAGATCTTCGTCGACGACCTGCACCAGCGCTACGAGACGGCCTGCGACCCGCGGCTCAACCGCAGCCAGTCGCTCGACCTGGCCTTCCTCGTCGCCGAGATGTACAGGGACCAGTAA
- a CDS encoding deoxyribonuclease IV: MTIQRNPVGGHVPVAGGLHSVGLSYAHDLKAETVQVFVANPRGWATPTGNPRQDEEFRAVCEAESIPAYVHAPYLINFGSHTEATVEKSVESLRHSLRRGREIGALGVVVHTGSATGGRERSVALKQVREHLLPLLDELTHDDDPYLLLESTAGQGASLCSRTWDFGPYFEALDAHPRLGVCLDTCHIFAAGHDLTGPSGMHQTLDLLVDTVGEGRLKLIHANDSKDVVGAHKDRHENIGAGHIGEDPFRELMTHPATEGVPLIIETPGGKEGHAADVERLKKLRDG, encoded by the coding sequence GTGACGATTCAGCGCAACCCCGTCGGCGGCCACGTCCCCGTGGCCGGCGGCCTGCACTCCGTGGGCCTGTCGTACGCCCATGACCTCAAGGCCGAGACCGTCCAGGTCTTCGTCGCCAACCCGCGCGGCTGGGCCACACCCACCGGGAATCCCCGCCAGGACGAGGAGTTCCGCGCGGTGTGCGAGGCCGAGTCGATCCCGGCGTACGTCCATGCCCCGTACCTGATCAACTTCGGCTCGCACACCGAGGCGACCGTGGAGAAGTCGGTCGAGTCACTGCGGCATTCGCTGCGGCGCGGGCGGGAGATCGGGGCGCTGGGCGTGGTCGTGCACACCGGCAGCGCGACCGGCGGACGGGAGCGTTCCGTGGCCCTGAAGCAGGTGCGGGAGCACCTGCTGCCGCTGCTCGACGAGCTCACCCACGACGACGACCCGTATCTGCTCCTGGAGTCGACCGCCGGGCAGGGCGCCTCGCTGTGCTCGCGGACCTGGGACTTCGGGCCGTACTTCGAGGCGCTGGACGCCCATCCCCGGCTGGGCGTGTGCCTGGACACCTGCCACATCTTCGCGGCCGGGCACGACCTGACGGGGCCGAGCGGTATGCACCAGACCCTGGACCTGCTGGTGGACACGGTCGGCGAGGGCCGGCTGAAGCTGATCCACGCCAACGACTCCAAGGACGTGGTCGGCGCCCACAAGGACCGCCACGAGAACATCGGCGCCGGTCACATCGGCGAGGACCCGTTCCGCGAACTCATGACCCACCCCGCCACCGAGGGCGTACCGCTGATCATCGAGACGCCCGGCGGCAAGGAGGGGCACGCGGCGGACGTGGAGCGGCTGAAGAAGCTGCGGGACGGCTGA
- the thiS gene encoding sulfur carrier protein ThiS — translation MTVSVNGEPHEFASGTALDAVVRTLTPAPSGVAAALNETVVPRAQWPSTPVSEGDRVEVLTAVQGG, via the coding sequence ATCACCGTCTCCGTCAACGGCGAGCCGCACGAGTTCGCCTCCGGCACGGCGCTCGACGCCGTCGTGCGCACCCTGACCCCGGCGCCCTCCGGAGTGGCCGCCGCCCTCAACGAAACCGTCGTCCCGCGCGCGCAGTGGCCCTCTACGCCCGTCTCCGAGGGCGACCGCGTCGAGGTCCTCACCGCCGTCCAAGGAGGCTGA
- a CDS encoding thiazole synthase: MADDPFVLGGTSFTSRLIMGTGGAPSLEGLERALVASGTELTTVAMRRVDPSVHGSVLSVLEKLGIRVLPNTAGCFTAGEAVLTARLAREALGTDLIKLEVIADERTLLPDPIELLDAAETLVDDGFTVLPYTNDDPVLARKLEDAGCAAIMPLGSPIGSGLGIRNPHNFQLIVEHARVPVILDAGAGTASDAALAMELGCAGVMLASAVTRAREPELMAHAMRHAVEAGRLAYRAGRIPRRHFAQASSPVTGLATLDPERPAF; encoded by the coding sequence ATGGCCGACGACCCCTTCGTCCTCGGCGGTACGTCCTTCACGTCCCGCCTGATCATGGGCACCGGCGGTGCGCCCAGCCTGGAGGGGCTGGAGCGGGCGCTGGTCGCCTCCGGCACCGAGCTGACCACGGTCGCGATGCGGCGGGTGGACCCCTCGGTGCACGGCTCCGTGCTGTCCGTCCTGGAGAAGCTGGGCATCCGGGTGCTGCCGAACACGGCGGGCTGCTTCACCGCCGGCGAGGCCGTCCTGACCGCCCGTCTCGCGCGCGAGGCCCTCGGCACGGACCTGATCAAGCTGGAGGTCATCGCCGACGAGCGCACGCTGCTGCCGGACCCGATCGAGCTCCTGGACGCGGCGGAGACCCTCGTGGACGACGGCTTCACGGTGCTGCCGTACACCAACGACGATCCGGTGCTGGCGCGGAAGCTGGAGGACGCCGGCTGCGCCGCGATCATGCCTCTGGGCTCCCCCATCGGCTCCGGCCTCGGCATCCGCAACCCGCACAACTTCCAGCTGATCGTCGAGCACGCGCGCGTGCCGGTGATTCTGGACGCGGGGGCCGGGACGGCGTCGGACGCGGCGCTGGCGATGGAGCTGGGGTGCGCCGGTGTGATGCTCGCCTCAGCGGTGACGCGCGCGCGGGAACCCGAGCTGATGGCCCACGCGATGCGGCACGCGGTGGAGGCGGGACGGCTCGCGTACCGGGCGGGGCGGATCCCCAGGCGCCACTTCGCACAGGCGTCGTCACCGGTGACCGGGCTGGCCACGCTGGATCCGGAGCGGCCCGCTTTCTAG
- the thiO gene encoding glycine oxidase ThiO: protein MSRTHTSDVLVVGGGIIGLVTAWRAAQRGFTTAVVDPEPGGGAAQVAAGMLAAVTELHYGEQTLLGLNLASARRYPDFAAELTDLTGLDLGYRRCGTLAVALDADDRAHLRELHILQRQSGLESEWLSGRECRRLEPMLAPGVRGGLRVDGDHQIDPRRLTGALLAACERAGVVFHRGWAERLTVLRERAAGVVTRDGEALGAGQVVLAGGSLSGRLAGVPGDVLPPVRPVKGQVLRLTVPERFAPFLSRTVRAVVRGSQVYLVPRENGELVVGATSEELGWDTTVTAGGVYELLRDAHELVPGITELPLTETRAGLRPGSPDNAPLLGPTGLDGLLLATGHYRNGVLLTPVTGDALAHALTTGELPEEARPFTPKRFISTAPMALVEQPA from the coding sequence ATGTCGCGTACGCACACATCAGACGTCCTCGTCGTGGGGGGCGGAATCATCGGGCTCGTCACGGCGTGGCGGGCCGCGCAGCGCGGGTTCACCACGGCCGTCGTGGATCCCGAACCGGGCGGCGGGGCCGCCCAGGTGGCGGCCGGGATGCTGGCCGCCGTCACGGAACTGCACTACGGCGAGCAGACCCTGCTCGGTCTGAACCTCGCCTCGGCCCGCCGCTATCCGGACTTCGCGGCCGAGCTCACCGACCTCACCGGGCTCGACCTCGGCTACCGGCGGTGCGGCACGCTCGCCGTCGCGCTCGACGCCGACGACCGCGCCCATCTGCGCGAACTGCACATTCTGCAACGGCAGTCGGGGCTGGAGTCCGAGTGGCTGTCCGGCCGGGAGTGCCGGCGCCTGGAGCCCATGCTCGCGCCGGGCGTGCGCGGGGGCCTGCGGGTCGACGGCGACCACCAGATCGACCCGCGCCGCCTCACCGGGGCGCTGCTGGCCGCGTGCGAGCGGGCGGGTGTGGTCTTCCACCGGGGATGGGCCGAGCGGCTCACCGTCCTGCGGGAGCGGGCGGCGGGCGTGGTCACGCGCGACGGCGAGGCGCTGGGCGCGGGGCAGGTGGTCCTCGCCGGGGGCAGTCTGAGCGGGCGGCTGGCGGGGGTCCCCGGTGACGTACTGCCTCCCGTACGGCCCGTGAAGGGGCAGGTGCTGCGGCTGACCGTGCCGGAGCGGTTCGCGCCGTTCCTGAGCCGGACCGTGCGGGCCGTGGTGCGGGGCAGCCAGGTCTATCTGGTGCCGCGCGAGAACGGCGAGCTGGTGGTCGGGGCGACCAGCGAGGAGCTGGGCTGGGACACCACGGTGACCGCGGGCGGGGTGTACGAGCTGCTGCGGGACGCGCACGAGCTGGTGCCCGGGATCACGGAACTGCCGCTCACGGAGACGCGGGCGGGCCTGCGGCCCGGCTCCCCGGACAACGCGCCGCTGCTCGGCCCGACCGGCCTGGACGGACTGCTGCTGGCCACCGGGCACTACCGCAACGGGGTGCTGCTGACGCCGGTCACCGGCGACGCGCTGGCCCATGCGCTGACCACCGGTGAACTCCCCGAAGAGGCCCGCCCGTTCACGCCGAAGCGTTTCATCAGCACGGCACCCATGGCACTCGTGGAGCAGCCCGCATGA
- a CDS encoding sulfite oxidase-like oxidoreductase, with protein MGQPVERESGEEAYSELPPGQRLQRGWPVTHYGPVPKFRPERWEFRVFGATADGEKRCWNHEEFTALPHTSVVGDLHCVTKFSMLGSEWGGVPARTILEIAPPAPSVTHVMVWAEYGFSSNLRLADFADERAIFATHKDGELLTAEHGFPLRLVVPHLYAWKGPKWVRGVEYMTADRRGFWEERGYHNVGDPWKEQRYSYQEEPEDGPEL; from the coding sequence ATGGGTCAGCCGGTGGAACGCGAATCGGGAGAAGAGGCGTACTCCGAGCTTCCGCCGGGACAGCGACTCCAGCGCGGCTGGCCGGTCACGCACTACGGCCCGGTCCCCAAGTTCCGTCCCGAGCGCTGGGAGTTCCGGGTCTTCGGCGCCACCGCGGACGGCGAGAAGCGCTGCTGGAACCACGAGGAGTTCACGGCCCTGCCGCACACCTCCGTCGTGGGCGATCTGCACTGCGTCACGAAGTTCAGCATGCTCGGATCCGAATGGGGCGGCGTTCCGGCCCGGACGATCCTGGAGATCGCCCCGCCCGCGCCGAGCGTCACCCATGTGATGGTGTGGGCGGAATACGGGTTCAGCTCGAACCTGCGCCTCGCCGACTTCGCGGACGAGCGCGCGATCTTCGCCACCCACAAGGACGGCGAGCTGCTCACCGCGGAACACGGCTTCCCGCTGCGCCTCGTCGTGCCGCATCTGTACGCCTGGAAGGGACCCAAGTGGGTCCGCGGCGTGGAGTACATGACCGCCGACCGCCGCGGCTTCTGGGAGGAGCGCGGCTATCACAACGTCGGCGACCCCTGGAAGGAACAGCGGTACTCGTACCAGGAGGAACCGGAGGACGGCCCCGAGCTCTGA
- the bfr gene encoding bacterioferritin → MQGDPEVIEFLNEQLTAELTAINQYFLHAKMQENFGWTKLAKYTRHESIDEMKHAEVLTDRILFLDGLPNYQRLFHVRVGQTVKEMFEADRQIEVEAIDRLKRGIKVMRDKNDITSANIFESILEDEEHHIDYLDTQLEILEKLGEALYIAQLIEQPEA, encoded by the coding sequence ATGCAGGGCGACCCCGAGGTCATCGAATTCCTCAACGAGCAGCTGACTGCCGAGCTGACCGCGATCAACCAGTACTTCCTGCACGCGAAGATGCAGGAGAACTTCGGCTGGACGAAGCTCGCGAAGTACACCCGGCACGAGTCGATCGACGAGATGAAGCACGCCGAGGTGCTCACCGACCGGATCCTCTTCCTGGACGGTCTGCCCAACTACCAGCGCCTCTTCCATGTGCGCGTGGGCCAGACGGTCAAGGAGATGTTCGAGGCGGACCGGCAGATCGAGGTCGAGGCGATCGACCGCCTCAAGCGCGGGATCAAGGTGATGCGCGACAAGAACGACATCACGTCCGCGAACATCTTCGAGTCGATCCTGGAGGACGAGGAGCACCACATCGACTACCTCGACACCCAGCTGGAGATCCTGGAGAAGCTCGGCGAGGCGCTCTACATCGCCCAGCTGATCGAGCAGCCGGAGGCCTAG
- the pknB gene encoding Stk1 family PASTA domain-containing Ser/Thr kinase: protein MDTTLQDPLVGQLLDGRYRVDARIAVGGMATVYRALDTRLDRVLALKVMHPALAADGVFVERFIREAKSVARLAHPNVVQVFDQGTDGSYVYLAMEYIAGCTLRDVLRDRGALQPRAALDILEPVLAALGAAHRAGFVHRDMKPENVLIGDDGRVKVADFGLVRSVNTVTSTTGAVLGTVSYLAPEQIEQPGAADPRVDVYACGVVLYEMLTGERPHDGDSPAIVLYKHLHEDVPPPSALAPGLAYELDELVASATARNPDLRPYDAVAVLAQAREARAGLSADQLDAVPPQANSAAQDTSDNRTSVIPRSLTVPRPLPVNEDEPEGGYHRTSRLESAPPPPPRRRSGPRPRLVAIVAAVLLVLGVGAGVWYINAGQFTEVPRLLEKTEAQARDRLESAGLDVGDVKHAYSDTFKRGTVMSSDPGPGSRIRSNDSVSFTVSDGPETVRVPDVEGYRLDKARSLLKDGGLEPGMVTREFSEDVPRGSVISTAPDKGTERRAGSAIALTVSKGSPIDVPDVTGRTVEDARAELEEAGLKVKVAPQQVTSSEFDKGQVARQTPADGRQAAEGDTVTLTVSKGPEMIEVPDVVGDKVDDAKAALEGAGFQVDEDRGLLGLFGDTVKNQSVAGGESAPKGSTITITIR, encoded by the coding sequence GTGGATACGACCCTTCAGGACCCGCTGGTCGGGCAGCTGCTCGACGGCCGCTATCGCGTGGACGCGCGTATCGCGGTCGGCGGGATGGCCACGGTCTACCGGGCCCTGGACACCCGCCTGGACCGCGTGCTCGCGCTCAAGGTGATGCACCCCGCGCTCGCCGCCGACGGGGTCTTCGTCGAGCGGTTCATCCGGGAGGCGAAGTCCGTCGCCCGGCTCGCGCACCCCAATGTCGTGCAGGTCTTCGACCAGGGCACCGACGGGTCGTACGTCTACCTGGCCATGGAGTACATCGCGGGCTGCACCCTGCGTGACGTGCTGCGCGACCGCGGGGCGCTCCAGCCCCGGGCCGCGCTCGACATCCTGGAGCCGGTCCTGGCCGCGCTCGGTGCCGCGCACCGCGCCGGGTTCGTGCACCGGGACATGAAGCCGGAGAACGTGCTGATAGGGGACGACGGCCGGGTCAAGGTCGCCGACTTCGGTCTCGTGCGCTCCGTGAACACGGTCACCAGCACCACCGGCGCCGTCCTCGGCACCGTCTCCTACCTCGCGCCGGAGCAGATCGAGCAGCCGGGCGCCGCCGACCCCCGGGTCGACGTGTACGCGTGCGGTGTCGTCCTGTACGAGATGCTCACCGGCGAGAGGCCCCACGACGGGGACTCCCCCGCGATCGTGCTGTACAAGCACCTCCACGAGGACGTGCCGCCGCCCTCGGCCCTGGCCCCGGGGCTGGCGTACGAACTGGACGAGCTGGTGGCGTCCGCGACGGCCCGCAACCCCGATCTGCGCCCGTACGACGCGGTCGCGGTGCTCGCCCAGGCGCGGGAGGCGCGCGCCGGGCTGAGCGCGGACCAGCTGGACGCCGTGCCGCCGCAGGCGAACTCCGCGGCGCAGGACACCTCCGACAACCGCACGAGCGTGATCCCGCGTTCGCTGACCGTCCCCCGGCCGCTGCCGGTCAACGAGGACGAGCCCGAGGGCGGCTACCACCGCACGAGCCGGCTGGAGTCGGCGCCGCCCCCGCCCCCGCGCCGCCGGAGCGGACCGCGGCCCCGTCTCGTGGCGATCGTCGCCGCCGTGCTGCTGGTCCTCGGTGTCGGCGCGGGCGTCTGGTACATCAACGCCGGCCAGTTCACCGAGGTCCCGAGACTGCTGGAGAAGACCGAGGCGCAGGCCCGGGACCGGCTGGAGTCGGCCGGGCTGGACGTCGGTGACGTCAAGCACGCCTACAGCGACACCTTCAAGCGCGGCACCGTCATGAGCTCCGACCCGGGGCCCGGCAGCCGGATCCGCAGCAACGACTCCGTGTCGTTCACCGTCTCGGACGGCCCGGAGACGGTCCGGGTGCCCGACGTGGAGGGTTACCGCCTGGACAAGGCGAGGTCCCTGCTGAAGGACGGCGGGCTGGAGCCGGGCATGGTCACCCGGGAGTTCAGCGAGGACGTCCCGAGGGGCTCCGTCATCTCCACCGCCCCGGACAAGGGCACCGAGCGGCGGGCGGGCTCGGCGATCGCGCTCACCGTCAGCAAGGGCAGCCCGATCGACGTCCCGGACGTCACCGGCCGGACCGTCGAGGACGCGCGGGCGGAGCTGGAGGAGGCGGGCCTGAAGGTGAAGGTCGCCCCCCAGCAGGTCACCTCCTCGGAGTTCGACAAGGGCCAGGTCGCCCGGCAGACACCGGCGGACGGCAGGCAGGCCGCCGAGGGCGACACCGTGACGCTGACCGTGTCCAAGGGCCCCGAGATGATCGAGGTCCCGGACGTGGTGGGCGACAAGGTGGACGACGCGAAGGCCGCCCTGGAGGGCGCCGGCTTCCAGGTCGACGAGGACCGCGGACTGCTCGGGCTCTTCGGCGACACCGTGAAGAACCAGTCCGTGGCGGGCGGGGAGAGTGCACCCAAGGGGTCGACGATCACGATCACCATCCGCTGA
- a CDS encoding 6-phosphofructokinase, whose product MRVGVLTGGGDCPGLNAVIRAVVRKGVQEYGYDFVGYRDGWRGPLEDATVRLDIPAVRGILPRGGTILGSSRTNPLKQEGGIRRIQENLAEREVEALIVIGGEDTLGVAATLSDEHGVPCVGVPKTIDNDLSATDYTFGFDTAVGIATEAIDRLHTTAESHMRVLVVEVMGRHAGWIAIHSGLAGGANVILIPEQRFDTEQVCTWVTSRFKASYAPIVVVAEGAMPKDGDMVLKDQSLDSFGHVRLSGVGEWLAKEIEKRTGKEARTTVLGHVQRGGTPSAFDRWLATRFGLHAIEAVRDGDFGRMVALRGTDIVRVPIAEATAQLKTVDPKLYEEVGVFFG is encoded by the coding sequence ATGCGCGTCGGAGTACTGACCGGAGGCGGCGACTGCCCCGGGCTCAACGCCGTCATCCGGGCCGTCGTCCGCAAGGGCGTACAGGAGTACGGCTATGACTTCGTCGGCTACCGGGACGGCTGGCGAGGTCCGCTGGAGGACGCCACCGTGCGTCTCGACATCCCGGCCGTGCGCGGGATCCTGCCCCGCGGCGGCACCATCCTCGGGTCCTCGCGCACCAACCCGCTCAAGCAGGAGGGCGGTATCCGCCGCATCCAGGAGAACCTCGCCGAGCGGGAGGTCGAGGCACTCATCGTCATCGGCGGCGAGGACACCCTGGGGGTGGCCGCGACCTTGTCCGACGAGCACGGCGTGCCCTGCGTCGGCGTACCGAAGACCATCGACAACGACCTGTCCGCCACCGACTACACCTTCGGCTTCGACACCGCCGTCGGCATCGCCACCGAGGCCATCGACCGGCTCCACACCACGGCCGAGTCCCATATGCGGGTCCTGGTCGTCGAGGTGATGGGCCGGCACGCGGGCTGGATCGCGATCCACTCCGGCCTGGCCGGCGGCGCCAACGTCATCCTCATCCCCGAACAGCGCTTCGACACCGAGCAGGTGTGCACCTGGGTGACCTCCCGCTTCAAGGCGTCGTACGCCCCCATCGTGGTGGTCGCCGAGGGCGCGATGCCCAAGGACGGCGACATGGTGCTCAAGGACCAGTCGCTGGACTCCTTCGGCCATGTGAGGCTCTCCGGCGTCGGCGAGTGGCTGGCCAAGGAGATCGAGAAGCGCACCGGCAAGGAGGCCCGCACCACGGTCCTCGGGCACGTCCAGCGCGGCGGCACGCCCAGCGCCTTCGACCGCTGGCTCGCCACCCGCTTCGGCCTGCACGCCATCGAGGCCGTCCGCGACGGCGACTTCGGCCGGATGGTGGCCCTGCGCGGCACGGACATCGTGCGCGTCCCGATCGCGGAGGCCACGGCACAGCTGAAGACGGTGGACCCGAAGCTGTACGAGGAGGTCGGCGTGTTCTTCGGCTAG